A genomic stretch from Erysipelothrix sp. HDW6C includes:
- a CDS encoding tRNA-dihydrouridine synthase, with product MKHNFWNELPTPFFVLAPMEDVTNVVFRHVIAKAARPDVFFTEFTNSESYFHTEGRESLRGRLTFTEDEQPMVAHLWGDNPEYFRQMSIGMAEMGFQGIDINMGCPAPNVFKHGRGSGLILRPDVAAEIIQGAKAGGLPVSVKTRLGHSKVDEWRGWLTHLLQQDIANLSIHLRTKTEMSKVDAHWELIPEIMKLRDAVAPQTKITINGDIPNYEVGMELATKYGVDGVMIGRGVFHNPYAFEKSGETHSSKELLDLFRYHLDMFDKYTGNEPSLFKPLHRFFKIYIREFSGASDLRVQLMETKSTQEARTLLDAFEANNSID from the coding sequence ATGAAGCATAATTTTTGGAATGAACTACCGACACCTTTTTTCGTATTGGCTCCAATGGAAGATGTTACCAATGTCGTCTTTCGTCATGTTATTGCGAAAGCTGCACGTCCAGATGTCTTCTTTACGGAATTCACCAATAGCGAAAGTTATTTTCATACAGAGGGTCGTGAAAGCCTGCGCGGTCGTTTGACGTTTACTGAAGATGAACAACCGATGGTTGCGCACCTTTGGGGTGATAATCCTGAGTATTTTCGACAAATGAGTATTGGGATGGCAGAAATGGGATTCCAAGGAATCGATATCAATATGGGATGCCCTGCACCCAATGTGTTTAAACACGGTCGCGGATCGGGATTAATTTTACGTCCTGATGTTGCTGCGGAAATTATTCAAGGTGCTAAAGCGGGAGGACTTCCTGTAAGTGTGAAGACACGTTTGGGTCACTCTAAAGTTGACGAGTGGCGCGGGTGGTTAACACACCTGTTGCAACAAGATATTGCGAATCTCTCCATACATCTTCGCACAAAAACGGAAATGAGTAAGGTAGATGCCCATTGGGAACTGATTCCAGAAATCATGAAACTTCGTGATGCGGTAGCCCCACAAACGAAAATTACAATAAATGGTGACATTCCCAACTATGAAGTTGGCATGGAACTTGCAACAAAATATGGAGTCGATGGCGTTATGATTGGGAGGGGTGTCTTCCACAATCCGTATGCTTTCGAGAAATCTGGAGAAACTCATTCCTCAAAAGAACTTTTGGATTTATTCCGTTATCACTTGGATATGTTTGATAAGTACACAGGTAATGAACCGAGCCTTTTCAAACCCCTCCATCGTTTTTTTAAGATCTATATTCGTGAGTTTTCTGGAGCAAGTGATCTTCGTGTTCAGCTAATGGAAACCAAATCTACGCAAGAAGCGCGCACTCTTTTGGACGCATTTGAAGCAAATAACTCAATTGACTGA
- a CDS encoding metalloregulator ArsR/SmtB family transcription factor, producing the protein MYANADYVLMFKALADETRLNIMLMLQEESLCACHILERFAITQPTLSYHMKILVESGLVSGAKEGNWMRYTIDAEAIQMLHVLTGQLVAPVSKKGDACSVRKDL; encoded by the coding sequence ATGTACGCAAACGCAGATTATGTATTAATGTTTAAAGCATTGGCCGATGAAACACGACTTAATATTATGCTTATGCTTCAAGAGGAAAGTCTTTGTGCTTGTCATATTCTTGAGAGATTTGCAATTACACAGCCAACACTTTCGTATCACATGAAGATATTGGTTGAGAGTGGACTTGTATCGGGTGCTAAAGAAGGAAACTGGATGCGTTATACAATCGATGCGGAAGCAATTCAAATGCTTCATGTATTGACGGGGCAACTTGTTGCTCCAGTAAGTAAGAAAGGCGATGCGTGTTCGGTGCGCAAGGACTTATAG
- a CDS encoding arsenate reductase ArsC — protein MKPKVAFICVHNSCRSQMAEAISKVIASDVFEAYSAGTALKPAINPSAVAVIADKYQLDMNKTQYSKLIETLPAIDIVITMGCNVSCPTLACRHREDWGLEDPTGQSLDAFEGTMNEIEAKVKNLMHRIQRQELL, from the coding sequence ATGAAACCAAAAGTTGCCTTTATTTGTGTGCATAATTCGTGTCGAAGTCAAATGGCAGAAGCAATTTCAAAAGTCATCGCTAGTGATGTTTTTGAAGCATACTCCGCAGGGACTGCTTTAAAACCTGCGATAAACCCCAGTGCTGTGGCCGTGATTGCGGACAAGTATCAACTAGATATGAATAAGACACAATATTCCAAGTTGATTGAGACTCTTCCAGCTATTGATATCGTCATTACCATGGGATGTAATGTGTCATGCCCAACTTTAGCATGTCGACATCGCGAAGATTGGGGTCTTGAAGATCCAACAGGTCAAAGCTTGGATGCGTTTGAGGGTACTATGAATGAGATTGAAGCGAAAGTAAAAAATCTGATGCATCGAATCCAAAGACAAGAATTGTTATAG
- a CDS encoding MATE family efflux transporter, translating into MKQHIDMLHGDIKPTLIKISFPIILSNFIQTALGMFDMIWVGRLGSGAVSAVGTASFYVNLATAISTIITIGTGVRVAQMLGKGDKESARVYNKNGLLVGVILGLLFSLVVGIFSPQLLAYFGIIDTSILTMAKEYLVVSLLGIPLMFLISVYTTIYTSYGDTKTTFKANAIGLVINLILDPVFIFGLGIMPALGVVGAAWTNNIARVITLVLLIVYSNEEIKQSLHARFNFKRTLEVFKLGLPITAQRVLFSYISMAMAKIIVQFGAEAIAVQKIGIQIESISYVTVGGLQGAISAFVGQNFGAGKLSRIKDGYRQSLQLVLIFGIAVSALFIIFPKQIFSVFIAEPEIINDGVGYMRAIGLSQVFMCIELLTVGAFNGIGKTYIPPIISVIFTIMRIPLALLLSQSMGLMGVWWSISLTSVFKGVSLFLWFNYTMSEKRGTQNVAV; encoded by the coding sequence ATGAAACAACATATTGATATGCTCCATGGAGACATTAAACCAACGCTAATTAAAATATCATTTCCGATAATTCTATCGAACTTTATTCAAACTGCGCTTGGGATGTTTGACATGATCTGGGTTGGAAGGCTTGGAAGTGGCGCAGTGAGTGCGGTAGGAACTGCGAGTTTCTATGTAAATTTAGCGACGGCAATCTCAACGATTATCACAATTGGGACCGGCGTTCGTGTTGCACAAATGCTGGGGAAAGGTGATAAAGAGAGTGCCCGTGTTTATAACAAAAATGGCCTTCTTGTCGGCGTGATACTAGGGCTTTTATTCAGCCTTGTCGTTGGTATATTCTCACCGCAACTATTGGCATACTTTGGAATAATAGATACATCGATCCTAACCATGGCGAAGGAGTATCTTGTGGTATCCCTTTTAGGAATTCCCCTTATGTTCTTAATATCTGTTTACACCACAATCTATACAAGTTATGGTGATACCAAAACAACATTTAAGGCCAATGCAATTGGGTTGGTGATAAACTTAATTCTTGATCCTGTATTCATTTTTGGATTGGGAATTATGCCGGCGCTTGGGGTTGTCGGAGCGGCATGGACGAATAATATTGCCCGAGTGATTACGCTGGTTCTTTTGATTGTTTATTCGAATGAAGAGATCAAACAGAGCCTTCATGCGCGATTTAACTTTAAGCGCACACTTGAAGTTTTTAAATTAGGGTTACCAATTACTGCACAGCGAGTGCTTTTTTCCTATATATCAATGGCAATGGCAAAAATCATTGTTCAATTTGGTGCAGAGGCAATTGCGGTACAGAAAATTGGTATTCAGATTGAGTCAATAAGCTATGTCACAGTTGGAGGTCTACAGGGGGCGATATCTGCCTTTGTAGGTCAAAACTTTGGCGCAGGAAAGCTCAGTAGAATTAAAGATGGATACCGACAATCGCTCCAACTTGTACTCATTTTCGGTATCGCTGTATCAGCACTCTTCATAATTTTTCCTAAGCAGATATTCAGTGTTTTTATCGCTGAACCGGAAATTATTAACGATGGTGTCGGATACATGCGTGCCATTGGGTTATCACAAGTCTTTATGTGCATTGAACTCTTAACAGTAGGAGCCTTCAATGGTATTGGGAAGACCTATATCCCACCAATTATTTCTGTTATCTTTACGATCATGCGCATCCCATTGGCACTGCTCTTGTCACAATCAATGGGGCTTATGGGCGTATGGTGGAGTATCAGTTTAACAAGTGTATTCAAAGGTGTCAGTTTGTTCTTGTGGTTCAATTACACAATGTCAGAGAAACGAGGAACTCAAAATGTCGCAGTATAA